In Bacteroidota bacterium, one DNA window encodes the following:
- a CDS encoding phosphate ABC transporter substrate-binding protein — protein MKLAVAICLLTSVFGFASVSAETITVKGSDTMVQLAQRWAEKYMKAHPEVNIQVNGGGSGTGISALINGTIDVCDASRPMKDAEKLKLRERYGSTGIEVRTAKDGLTVYLNEANGVNELSFSQLKGIFTGAIKNWKEVGGADAPIILYGRENSSGTYSFFKERVLNDADYASSVQTLPGTAAVVNAVKKDVNGIGYGGAGYAKGIKECGVKMYDGGQAYKPTEENVKSGNYPITRFLYIYLRQKPTGALKEYITWILGSEGQAVVKNEGFFPVR, from the coding sequence ATGAAGCTCGCAGTCGCGATCTGCCTGCTTACGTCGGTCTTCGGGTTCGCATCGGTTTCGGCCGAGACGATCACCGTGAAGGGATCCGACACGATGGTGCAGCTCGCGCAACGGTGGGCCGAAAAATATATGAAGGCACATCCCGAAGTGAATATTCAGGTCAACGGCGGTGGCTCGGGTACGGGCATCAGCGCACTGATCAACGGCACGATCGACGTTTGTGACGCTTCGCGACCGATGAAGGATGCCGAGAAGCTGAAACTTCGTGAGCGTTACGGCTCGACCGGTATCGAAGTTCGCACTGCAAAGGACGGCCTCACGGTGTATCTCAACGAAGCAAACGGTGTCAATGAACTGAGCTTCTCGCAGCTCAAAGGGATCTTCACCGGTGCAATCAAGAACTGGAAAGAAGTCGGCGGCGCAGATGCTCCGATCATCCTATATGGTCGCGAGAATAGCTCGGGTACGTACTCGTTCTTCAAAGAGCGCGTACTCAACGATGCCGACTATGCCTCCAGTGTGCAGACGCTTCCGGGTACGGCAGCGGTCGTGAACGCTGTGAAGAAGGACGTAAACGGTATCGGCTACGGCGGCGCTGGGTATGCAAAAGGGATCAAAGAATGCGGTGTAAAGATGTACGATGGCGGCCAAGCATATAAGCCGACCGAAGAGAACGTGAAGAGCGGCAATTATCCGATTACACGCTTCCTCTACATCTACCTCCGCCAGAAGCCGACGGGTGCACTGAAGGAGTATATCACCTGGATCCTCGGATCGGAGGGACAGGCTGTCGTGAAGAACGAAGGGTTCTTCCCGGTTCGCTAA
- the pstC gene encoding phosphate ABC transporter permease subunit PstC — MKTVGVIKSKEGIKGTDIAIKEDASGKKVKLTKNGGAVEQEVYDPLADDSSPAEKPKEEVLPSKPLVSDTVAKAPVKKKKQPVAATSKSDTSVHSPEKVYTTTEGGQVEQEVFDPFADEKGIPSIPGQKGSQVQKKDSVASGPVGVSGVDSLSLAQAKIEADSAVARERRDSIAKEEATTFSSLFFGDIWQPVSTVPKFGFVPLFVGTLKVTLLSILFGAPLAILAALFTSTFAPKWAREILKPVIELLAGFPSVVVGFFALMVMATLLQDAFGYQFRLNAFVGGIAMSFAIIPIIYTISEDALTAVPQALRDASTALGASKWQTAFRVVLPSAIPGVFAAIILGFGRAFGETMIALMATGNASITSANPFEPIRTFAATIGAEMAEVVFGDQHYTVLFLIGALLFVFTFSLNALVEFYVRKRLIKRIQGR, encoded by the coding sequence ATGAAAACGGTCGGCGTGATCAAATCAAAAGAAGGCATCAAAGGGACCGATATTGCAATCAAAGAAGATGCCAGCGGTAAGAAGGTCAAGCTGACGAAGAACGGCGGCGCGGTCGAACAAGAGGTCTATGATCCGCTTGCGGATGACAGCTCGCCGGCAGAGAAACCGAAGGAAGAAGTGCTTCCGAGCAAGCCATTAGTTAGCGATACTGTAGCGAAGGCTCCTGTAAAAAAGAAGAAGCAGCCTGTTGCTGCAACATCGAAAAGTGACACGTCAGTACATTCACCAGAGAAAGTATATACTACTACAGAAGGCGGTCAGGTCGAGCAGGAAGTCTTCGATCCTTTTGCCGACGAGAAGGGGATACCCTCGATTCCGGGGCAGAAAGGATCACAGGTTCAGAAGAAAGACTCCGTCGCCAGTGGCCCGGTCGGTGTGAGTGGCGTCGATTCGCTCTCGCTGGCGCAAGCGAAGATCGAGGCCGATAGTGCGGTCGCTCGCGAACGCCGCGATTCGATCGCAAAAGAGGAAGCGACAACCTTTTCGTCGCTATTCTTCGGAGATATCTGGCAGCCGGTCTCGACGGTACCGAAGTTCGGTTTCGTCCCGTTGTTTGTCGGTACGCTGAAAGTAACGCTTCTTTCGATTCTGTTCGGGGCCCCGCTTGCGATCCTCGCTGCACTTTTTACGAGCACCTTCGCCCCCAAATGGGCACGCGAAATATTGAAGCCGGTGATCGAACTATTGGCCGGCTTTCCGAGTGTGGTCGTCGGTTTCTTTGCGTTGATGGTGATGGCAACGCTGCTGCAGGATGCGTTCGGATATCAATTCCGGCTCAACGCATTTGTCGGTGGCATCGCGATGAGTTTTGCGATCATCCCGATCATCTACACGATCAGCGAAGATGCGCTGACGGCCGTTCCGCAGGCACTGCGCGATGCAAGCACGGCGCTGGGGGCATCGAAATGGCAGACCGCATTTCGTGTAGTCTTGCCGTCGGCGATTCCCGGTGTATTCGCTGCGATCATTCTCGGGTTTGGCCGAGCATTCGGCGAAACAATGATCGCGCTCATGGCAACCGGAAATGCATCGATCACGAGTGCCAACCCGTTCGAGCCGATTCGTACGTTTGCAGCGACCATCGGCGCGGAAATGGCAGAGGTCGTCTTCGGCGATCAGCACTACACAGTACTCTTTTTGATCGGCGCTTTGCTGTTCGTGTTTACATTTTCACTCAATGCACTTGTAGAATTCTATGTCCGTAAGCGTCTCATTAAACGCATCCAGGGGCGGTAG